The sequence attatgttAGCTTGGAAAGGTAGTGCTTATTATTCTAAAGAAAAAGGAGGCAATtcgtttttagatttttctttcaaaactgCCGTCAGCAATGAGCATTGTGACAATCCCAGCAAATGCATGACAACACAGAAGCGTGAATCGTACGCGTTTGAAGGCTGCGTGTGGAGTGGGGAGTAAGTGAATGTAAATAAGTGGAGGATATGTACGGAAACTTGATGGAAACGTGAGAAGCAAGTagaagagataagagagagtggCTCTTCTTATACCTTAAGATTCTTGTTTTCACACTATCTATCCTTCTAATTTATGCAGCTAGACGATAAGAGTTGATTATAAAACAGTTTATATGATTGGAGAAGAGTCACAAGTATATCTGGTTGGTCATTTATAAGATTACCGACCAACgtataaatggataaaacatatGACCGACTTGTTTTTTCGGTTGACTGTAACTATCAattgtttgttttgatttgtaCGTCAGAACATACGagcaatcaaaaataaaatttatcctTTTTGACAACTTCTATTACTCCATTATTTATGGTTGTTTTCTCTAAATTAATTGACCCAGTTAGCATAATTTTCTCATGATCAACGCTCTTTGGCCCTGGCTTAATaggaactagattttgacccgtacATTCGTGcggatatttttcattttatgaatgtatacttttgatttattataaacattttaagcatataattttaattttagtgttatatattatgaatataaacctattattttagtaaattgtaTACATGGTAGCATccatcatattattttagtaaattttattgatataaaatattttttggatgttatgatattaagttttttttgttattaaattaagacttcaaaatattagattactttaatttttataacatagttTGTTTTTCCGTGTTACATTTCAAGAAATTATTCTTTATTAGCTATAATTATaccttttgaaaaatttaaaatattatcattttaagtttgcatacttatttttaaaattttatattttgtcaaaattgtttgGAAAATTACACAACTATATTTGAGGTGGGAGATTATATGATTTTCGAAATAGttttgttactaaattaatacattattttatataaataattttaatttcggTAAGATTTTTATTCATCTCTCagaatatgtttataattaatataaatattaaatttatatttgatttgtcattaatattttgaatgaataattaaaatttcatagttttctaataacatatttttaaatagtatatgaactaaaggttagttataaactattatatttttgtatattattattttttaaacaatatattattgagagtttcaaaaaaaataaaataaaataatatgtagttgtaaatataaaagtttaacctatgttaatgaatttatgtttataaatttatttttctaaaaaaatataatatagtttacgAATTCTAACACATTTTGatgatgagtgataatttatttaaatgaaactattttaaaaataaaatagataatttacccatatttaattcataaagtacttctattttaatataatacataatataattaatatatatatatataatagtatagaattttattttcttgttttataataaatttttaattaacattgaattataaaattatattagtatttacaaaattaattaagtgttattttataaaaatatttagaaggttggtaagattttgttagattctttctcaacagaatttattatactttaaaataaatttatatttatatttgttttattattaatgtaaataatgaaatatgtaatattaagTAATTTTTTAGATGGTCCTAGTATGACTTattaatagtagataaaaaatagaactcttttttaatagattagatattcacaaaaaaatattttggctGTAACCGGTGAATcaaaaatggaataaaaagaatagaaatgaatgaaataAGAGAAATGGAATGCAGTAGAAAAATGGAATAGATCAATTCTATTTATTCCTTGACAAAATTGTTATGGAATGGTTTTCTTTGTATTTGGTTTATTTCTTTTTGGAATTGATAGAATGAGCATTTCATTCCATTAATGGTAactggtaattttttttatgaaattaatgGAATTGATCATTCCAAAGCATTCCATTCCAAAAATAGGAATTTATCaccaaaatttaattaaaccGAAGGCGTGTTTTACCCTAGTCCATATTTCAAACCCAATGTTGGTCTCGAACGGATCCACTGACCCTAATCCATATCGCAACTTATTGATCCGTTCTTGTTTTCAACGtctaaattttcataatttaactccattatatttttcaatctaaaatagagtttagagtaaaaatgttcTAGTGGTGCTATATTTTTCagtctatatatagagtaagttcttatttgttcatcactctaaaatttaatatcattgaaatatatcacaactctattatagagttactagATGGTCTTATGACAAATGTTCAAAGAGATGAAAGTGATCCTACATGAAGGATTAGTACCGGAaacttgaaatataaaaatgagaaaGAAAGCTTAAATTTTGATAATGAAACTCCTTTGCGAGAGCATCCATCACATTGACTTGTATCATTCATATTTGTTCATCCAAAATTTGATATATCTCATATCATTTTATGTCATAAATAGTTATAATTtggatttggtttggttttagttCGATTTCTATTCTTTCAGATAATCTAAACCGAACCAACATTATAACCAAACTGATCCTAATTTTGTGgttattaattaatttcttatattattatCCGAACCTAACTGAATTTTGCTCAGATTTTACTTGAGTGTCTAGgctttttgtatatttttagttACATATTGGGATTGGGATGAAGCAACATGCATATGTGTCTTTTCTGTAGTTAGCAAGTGTTCTAGTTCTTTTGAATGAATCACTTGCCTTACTTTTCGTGAATGCCACTATGTATTACTTTCTGACGgtattatctatttttttttttgataaaaggttTCTGACGGTATATCTAGCTTGCAAaagatattcaaatatataaaaaaatctccaatgctaaataaatatatattcactaGTCAAGAAAATATTACACCCTATGAAAGTTTCCTTAATGTGCAGATGTATATGTAACaatctaaaatattaagaaaaagttcaaagaaagagagaaactaACTAATAtatccacacaaaaaaaaatcaataaactgTTCTTCCAAGCTCCAACTTGAGATTCAAATTCTCAACCATCCCCAAGCTCAGATCAAGACAAGCCACCCTCTTCCCACTACTCGACTTCTTCAACGTCGTCATCGTCGGCTCCGGCAATAACGCTCTTGTAACCAACGTGACGCCGCCGCCATTCTCGTTCCTATGTTTCCTCATGTGTCCTCCAAGAGCTTGTCCCATCGGAAACTCCACTCCGCATATAGGACAAGGATGAGACGACGGCGTTTTCGCCTTCTTTATCAGACCAGACAGATTCTCGTTGTTAGGCTTATTGTGACTTGCACGGTGACCTCCCAACGCTTGAAACGACTGAAACTCCTTTAAACACGTCTTACATGTGAAAACGCGTTTTTTATAATCTCCACCGTTTTCTTGTCCGACTCTTGATAAAAGCATCAGACAGTTAGCTGCCGTAGCCTCCACCGTCGACTTATTCTCAGAAACCGCAaccatttttctttcttctgaTGATATAGAACTAAACAGTTAGAATGATGTTTGTGTGTTGgtgtgattgttgttgttgtgttttgtgtCTGTTTGAGATGTATTTATAGATATCGAGTTGTGTGGTGGACTGAAGACGTGTGAAGATGACAAATAAGACCTTTGTGACTTGCTTGGTAAGGAAGTGGCAGCGTATAAGTGTGGTATTATCGTAATTACGTGGCAAAATTAAGGGTAAAGAGCGAAGATGCTCACCATTTGCGAAACCGCGTAGCTTTGGGAGACTGATAGATAGGAAATAGTCCTTTGGATGAGAGAATTTTCCTCTTGCTTTCTCGAGAACcctttttagatatttttatttgataactTAACTACGCTGAGTTTGATCTTCTATTTACCACGCACGGCGCGTGATTTCTCAGCCTGTCTTCTAGATATATTGATTTATACTCTAAGATATActtctaaattattttatgagCTTTTAACATATTGAAACATAACGGTTATAaacatatttagttttttttttctaaatatttggGCTTGGTTTCTTGTAGTTTAGTTTTGTATACATGTCTCTTTTTCCATAGcaaatttgtttttggtttaaacCATAGgaatttcttaaaatctaattttaaaatgGAATACTTAAGCTGAAAAAAGCAAATTCATTTTAGAATGTTCTTTCAAAAACTGTCGTCAGCAATGACCAT is a genomic window of Brassica napus cultivar Da-Ae chromosome A2, Da-Ae, whole genome shotgun sequence containing:
- the LOC106385602 gene encoding zinc finger protein ZAT12-like — encoded protein: MVAVSENKSTVEATAANCLMLLSRVGQENGGDYKKRVFTCKTCLKEFQSFQALGGHRASHNKPNNENLSGLIKKAKTPSSHPCPICGVEFPMGQALGGHMRKHRNENGGGVTLVTRALLPEPTMTTLKKSSSGKRVACLDLSLGMVENLNLKLELGRTVY